One Takifugu rubripes chromosome 2, fTakRub1.2, whole genome shotgun sequence genomic region harbors:
- the LOC115248900 gene encoding leucine-rich repeat and immunoglobulin-like domain-containing nogo receptor-interacting protein 2: protein MTEGNVGKKDMRHTAQNHCHLFLGGALLLLLLNHVQSCPSRCDCSAQSKSVSCHRKRLPAIPEGIPIETRVLDLSKNKLRIITPDNFSSFQQLEDLDLSDNLISVVEPSSFRFQVALRALNFRSNLIQLIPVGVLSGLTNLSRLDLSHNRLVVLLDHAFQDLRKLTKLEVGDNELVFISQRAFTGLLGLQSLTLERSNLTVVPTDALGHLHSLVELHMRYLSIGFLKPYSFKKLFLLRHLDIDNWPLLETLPPYSLHGLNLTSLFITNTNLTTFPGAALRSLPYLTHLNLSYCHIQYIHQGELGQLPHLLDLRLQGAHLVSIEPSAFVGLKSLQLLDVSQNRLDSLEREVFASPQSLRRLCLGGNPLVCDCRLLWLLNSHKPLSLKLLDEQPQCSAPEHLVGKTLRDLKEPLVSRYMTCTKPHIGPNTTQSLMTDEGQPAHLSCMAEGAPRPSVFWITPHRRHITAKSSGRVEVQPDGTLEIKTAELHDSGVYYCIASNPAGNASLSASLAVKSSGIADRAHYTNRSSNYLTDSNSTRGNGTVLYNMTVPIDIKTIIISTAMGCLSFLGVVIFCFLLLFAWSRGKGRHKNNFDIEYVPRKSNGTVAEVTETSGPRRVNMKMI from the coding sequence ATGACGGAGGGCAACGTGGGTAAAAAAGACATGAGACACACAGCCCAGAACCACTGCCACCTCTTCTTGGGCGGGGCCTTGCTTCTACTCCTGCTCAACCATGTCCAGAGCTGCCCTTCCCGTTGCGACTGCTCGGCCCAAAGCAAGTCAGTTAGCTGCCACCGCAAGCGCCTGCCTGCGATTCCCGAAGGCATCCCCATTGAGACACGGGTCCTGGACCTCAGCAAGAACAAACTGCGCATCATAACACCAGACAACTTCTCTTCAtttcagcagctggaagacTTGGATCTTAGCGACAACCTCATCAGTGTAGTCGAGCCGAGTTCCTTTCGTTTCCAAGTGGCTCTGCGTGCACTCAACTTTCGCAGTAATCTGATTCAGCTAATTCCTGTCGGTGTACTGTCCGGACTGACCAATCTCAGTCGcctggacctgagccacaaTCGACTGGTGGTTCTCCTGGATCACGCCTTCCAGGATCTGAGAAAGCTGACAAAGCTCGAGGTGGGTGATAACGAACTTGTTTTCATCTCTCAGCGGGCGTTCACTGGGTTACTTGGACTGCAAAGTCTGACCCTGGAACGTTCCAATCTCACCGTGGTCCCCACCGATGCGCTGGGACATCTGCACAGCCTGGTCGAGCTGCACATGCGCTACTTAAGCATTGGTTTTCTAAAGCCGTACTCATTTAAGAAGCTGTTCCTTCTTCGGCATCTTGACATTGATAACTGGCCCTTGTTAGAGACTCTGCCTCCATACTCACTACATGGCCTCAACCTGACATCACTCTTCATAACCAACACCAACTTGACTACCTTTCCTGGTGCAGCTCTGCGCAGTCTGCCCTACCTCACACATCTTAACCTGTCTTACTGCCACATCCAGTATATCCATCAGGGGGAACTAGGCCAACTGCCACATTTGCTAGACCTTCGCCTTCAAGGGGCTCATCTAGTTTCTATTGAGCCCTCTGCATTTGTTGGCCTGAAATCTTTGCAACTTTTAGATGTTTCACAGAACCGACTGGACTCCTTGGAGAGGGAGGTGTTTGCCTCTCCACAGAGCCTTCGGAGGTTGTGTCTGGGTGGAAACCCGTTGGTCTGCGACTGCCGATTGCTGTGGCTGCTCAACAGCCACAAGCCACTCTCGCTGAAGCTTTTAGATGAGCAACCTCAGTGCAGCGCACCCGAGCACCTCGTGGGGAAGACTCTTCGTGACCTCAAGGAGCCTTTGGTGTCTAGGTACATGACCTGCACAAAGCCACACATAGGACCCAATACAACACAATCGCTGATGACGGATGAAGGACAGCCCGCCCACCTGAGCTGCATGGCCGAGGGAGCACCCCGTCCATCAGTGTTCTGGATCACACCTCATAGACGTCACATCACAGCAAAGAGCAGTGGCAGGGTAGAAGTCCAACCGGATGGCACCCTGGAAATCAAAACAGCAGAGCTGCATGACAGCGGGGTGTACTATTGCATTGCTAGCAACCCTGCTGGCAATGCAAGCCTGTCAGCTTCGTTAGCTGTTAAGAGCTCAGGCATTGCAGACAGAGCTCACTATACCAATAGGAGCTCAAATTACCTGACAGACTCCAACAGCACAAGGGGGAACGGGACTGTACTGTACAACATGACAGTTCCTATTGATATTAAGACCATCATCATATCTACAGCCATGGGCTGCCTGTCCTTTTTAGGTGTGGTCAtcttctgcttcctgcttcttttTGCCTGGAGTAGAGGAAAAGGACGTCACAAAAACAACTTTGACATCGAATACGTCCCTCGTAAGTCTAACGGCACCGTAGCGGAGGTGACGGAAACAAGCGGCCCAAGACGGGTCAACATGAAAATGATCTGA